In one window of Micromonospora cathayae DNA:
- a CDS encoding exodeoxyribonuclease VII small subunit, whose protein sequence is MTDEKNDERLSYEQARAELASVVERLETGGTSLEESLALWERGERLAEVCQRWLDGARARIDAARPAADS, encoded by the coding sequence ATGACTGACGAGAAGAACGACGAGCGGCTCAGCTACGAGCAGGCCCGCGCCGAACTGGCGTCGGTGGTGGAGCGGCTGGAGACCGGCGGGACCTCGCTGGAGGAGTCGCTGGCGCTGTGGGAACGCGGCGAGCGGCTGGCCGAGGTCTGCCAGCGCTGGCTGGACGGGGCGCGGGCCCGCATCGACGCCGCCCGCCCGGCCGCCGACTCCTGA